Genomic segment of Sphingopyxis lindanitolerans:
CGGAGGGCGCTGCCTGCCGCGCGTTGCGGAACGACAACGCCGACACCGCGGTGCTCGGCCGCGTCGACCGGCCGAGCCAGGCGATGCCCCGCATGTCGAAGGCGTCGGCGGTCGGGTCGCTCAGGCGCTGCTCATAGGCCGCGAGCCCGGCGTCGGAGGTGATCAGCAGGTTGACCGGCAGTCGCAGCATCGCGCCGTCGGGCTCGAAGATCAGATGTTGCACCCCCGGCAGCCGGTCGGCGACGGGGGCAAAGAGCTGCGTATAGAGTTTGCGCGCGGTGGCGGCGTCGAAGGGATAGGTGACGCGCTTGCCATTTTCGACGATCGAGATGGTCGAGCGGATCGTGTCGACCGCGGTCTCGAGCCCCTCTGCGCTGATGTCGCTGCGCCACAATATCGCGTCGCCCTGACCGATCAGCATCGCATAGACCGAATCGCCGACGACGAGCATCTTCAGATAGGCCTCGTCGGGGCGCAGCACCCGTTGCAGCTCGGCAAGATCGAGCTTGCCCGACGCGACGACGCTATATTGCGGATAGGCGCCGAGCTTGGTGACCGTTTCCGCCTGCTGGAACGACAGATTGTCGAGCTGGATCTTGAGGTCGGCGCGCATCGCGTCGACCTCTGCCGTCTCGGGCAATTGCGCGAGCCGGGCATCCTCGATCCGCGCGCGCTCGACGTCGCGGTTCAGCGTCGTCGCCTGACGGAACAGGCGCGCGCCATCGTCGCTGCCCGCCGACAATTCGCGCGCAAGGAGCGCCTGGGTGTCGGCGACGCCGGGCCGGACCTGGAGCTGGCTGGCGACGAAGAAATCCTCCGTCGCCTTGGGATCGGTCGCGGCGCGGCTGGCGAGCAGGCGGTAATAGGGCGCCATCATGTTCGCCATGCCGGTGGTCGAACGCTGCGAACTGGCGAGCGCGCCGACGACATCGTGATAGATGGCGAGCGCCTTGTCGTCCTCGCCATGACGGGTGAGGAAAGCGGCGTAGCGCGCGCGCGCCGAAGCGAGCGCATTGGTTTCGGGATATTCGACCGCGAGCGCGCCGATCGATTCCTGAAAGCGCGCGTCGGCGGCGCTGTTGTCGCCGAGCGCCTCTTCGCTGAGCGCCAGCTCGCCGAGCATCTGCGAGCGCAGGCGGACGATCGAGGTCACGCGCCCGTCGCGCACCGCGAGCGCGTCGGCCAGCCCCTTGAGCTGCGCTGCCTTCGCGGCTTTTGCGTCGCCGCGCAGCCGCTCGACCGTGCCGAGCAGATGGACCGCCTGCGCGTCGATGATCTGCGCGCGTTCGGCCGGGGTCAGCCGCTCGCGGTCACCGCCCTGGCGCACCGCGCGGGCATTGGCGCCGCTGTTGACCCCCGCGACGATCTCGGGGGTCAGCGTGACCGCGTCGCCATCGACCTTGACCTCGTTGACGAGCGGCGGAATCGGGGTTTCGAGCAGCGCCTCGGCGCCGCCATAATCGCGCTGGTTGAGCGCGTGGATCGCACGGAAGTTGCGGCGCAGGCGAAGCTGGACCGGGTCGCTGGTCGGAATCGCCTCGACCTCGCCGAACAGGCGATCGGCTTCGGCGAATTCGCCGAGGTTCGAGCGCTGGAGCGCGCGATTGAGCGTGAATTCGGTCGGATCGATGCCCGCGGCCGCCTGTTCGTCCTCGGTGCGCAGCGACAGCGCTTCGAAAAATTCGGCCGCCTCGGCATAGTCGCCGGCATGGTTGCGGCGATATCCCTCGGCCAGCGCCTTGTCGACGTCGATCGTCCCCGCGAGCGTCCGCGCAAAGCCGTCGCCGCCGCCGACCGAGGTCGTCGCGACCTTGATCTGGCCGGGCGCGACCTTTCTTTGCCGGATCGATTCGAGGGCAAGGGTCAGCGCGTCGCCATAAGCGGCGAATCCCTCGACCGCATAAGCGGTGTTGCCGTCGGCCTCGATCCGGGTTTGCCACGCGACATGGCTGTCCTTGACCGTGCAGGCGCCGTCGGCGGCGCAGTCGATGGTTCCGGCGCGCGCCGCCTCGATTCGGGCGCGGGCCTCGTCGGCGTTCGCGCGCAGCATGCGGACCGTGCCGACGGGCTGGCTGGCATCGCGGCAGACGATCACCCAGGCGCGGTCGAACATGCCCTTGATCACCGGATCGCGGAGCGTCGCCTGGACTTCGCACAGAGCCCCGCCCTGGTCGCCGATCGAAAAGCTGTCGCGAAGCGTCGGGTCGTCGGGTTGCGCCACGGCGGGGGGCGATAGCCCCGCGGCGAGCGCAGCCAGAATCGGCACGAAAAACGGACGTCGAACGGTCATCACCAATCCCCCAAAGACGAGCTTCGACGCGCCATGCCTGCGATGTCGGGGGCATGGCGCAGTCTATACGCTGCGGTACGACCCATTCCCGTCGCCGCGGACCCTAAACCCTTCGTCTGCAAAAGGGAAGTGATCTGCCGCACAGCCGCCTTGCGCGCCATGGCGGGGTAACCTATCTGGGAAGGACAATTCCATTCCGGTGAGGACAAGATGAGCGCATTCGACGATCGTAAACGGGCCGAGGAAGCGAAATATGTGCGCGACCAGGACGTGCTGTTCCGCATCACGGCGCGCCGCAACCGGCTGGTCGGCGAATGGGCCGCCGAACGCATGGGCCTGACCCCCGAAGAGACCGACGCTTATGCCAAGGCGGTGGTGCAGGCCGATTTCGAGGAAGCGGGCGACGAGGATGTGATCCGCAAGCTGGCGGGCGACCTGACCGCCGCGCAGGTCGAGATCAGCGACGCCGAAATCCGCGCCGCGCTCAACGAAAAGAGCGCCGAGGCGCGGCGCCAGTTCATCGACAGCGAGAATTGAGGCCGATCCGATGGGCATGCGCGAGGATGAGCTGAAGACGATGATCGAGGCGGCGCTTCCGGGCGCGGTCGTGACGATCACCGATCTGGCGGGCGACAACGACCATTATTCGGCGCATATCGTCAGCGAATCCTTTCGCGGCCTGACCCGCGTCGCGCAGCATAAGGCGGTCTATGCCGCGCTCGGCGGACGCATGGGCGGCGAACTTCATGCCTTGCAATTGACCACCGTCGTTCCTTCATAGGGACAAGACGCAATTTTTTCGGCGCGCCGCGCCACCGGAGACTTTGAAATGAGCGAGACCGCCACCCCCCAAGCCACTGGCGACCGCATTGCGAAGCTGGTCGCCGACCATCCCGTGCTGTTGTTCATGAAGGGCACGCCGCTGTTTCCGCAATGCGGCTTTTCGTCGCGCGCGATCGCGATGCTCGACCGCCTCGGCGTCGAATATGACACCGTCGACGTGCTTCAGGACATGGACGTCCGCCAGGGGATCAAGGAATTTTCGGACTGGCCGACGATCCCCCAGCTTTATGTGAAGGGCGAATTCGTCGGCGGCAGCGACATCATGATGGAGATGTGGGAAGCCGGCGAACTGCACCAGTTGATGGACGGCGTTCCGACGCGGGCGGAATAGGCATTGGCGACCGGGCGCTTTGCAAGCAGCCTGTTGCTTTTGGGTCCATCGCTGCTCTTTTTTGCTTCGTCATCCTGAATTTGTTTCAGGGTCCACGGCCTGCCTTTGCCACCCATGCAGCGCTGGACGCGCGTTCAGGCCATGGATGCTGAAACAAGTTCAGCATGACGAGGCATGGGGTTCGGTTCTCTGCCGAAATTATTAGGGATCGGAGCGTCGATTGTAACGTCTCGACGTCCGGCTTCGTATCTGGGACATATCGCTCGTCGAAGCCTGTGGAGGCGTAGCGCGTCATGATCCTTTTCCTTCTTGCCTATCTGGGCGGTGCGCTGACGATCGTCAGCCCGTGCATCCTGCCGGTGCTACCCTTCGTCTTTGCGCGCGCCGATCAGCCGTTCGCGCGCAGCGGGCTGCCGCTCCTGCTCGGGATGGCGATCACCTTTGCCGGGGTCGCGACGCTGGCGGTGGTCGGCGGCGGCTGGGTCGTTCAGGCCAATGCCTATGGGCGCGTCGCGGCGCTCGTCGTCCTCGGCCTGTTCGGGCTGCTGCTGTTGTTCCCGTCGCTCGCCGACCGCGCGACGCGGCCGCTGGTCGCGCTGGGCGCCCGGCTGTCGCAAAATACCGCGGGGCCTGCGCGCTCGACCTTCCTCTCCTCGCTGCTGCTTGGGGTCGCGACCGGGCTTTTGTGGGCGCCGTGCGCGGGGCCGGTGCTCGGCCTGCTGCTGACCGGCGCGGCCTTGCAGGGCGCGAGCGCGCAGACGTCGCTGCTGCTGCTTGCCTATGCGCTCGGCGCGGCGACGTCGCTCGCGCTCGCGCTGCTCGTCGGCGGGCGCGTGTTCGCGGCGATGAAGCGGTCGATCCGCGCCGGCGAATGGCTGCGCCGGGGGTTGGGCGCGGCGGTGCTGGCGGGGGTGATCGCGATCGGGTTCGGCCTCGACACCGGGCTGCTGACCCGGCTGTCGCTCGCGAGCACGGCGCGTTTCGAGCAGTCGCTGCTCGACCGGCTGCACCCCGAAGGCGCGATGCCGAAGGCGATGCCGGGCGCCGATGCGCTGGCCGACAAGGGGCCGTTTCCATCGCTCGCGGGGGCGACCGGCTGGATGAACTCGCCGCCGCTGACGGCCGAGGGGCTGCGCGGCAAGGTCGTGCTGATCGATTTCTGGACCTATTCGTGCATCAACTGCCTGCGCACGCTGCCCTATGTGAAGGCGTGGGACGCGAAATATCGCGACAAGGGGCTGGTCGTGATCGGGGTGCATACGCCCGAATTCGCGTTCGAGCGCGATCCCGCCAATGTCCGCAAGGCGATCGCCGACCTTGGCATTCCCTATCCGGTCGCGCTTGACAATCGCTATGCGATCTGGCGCGGCTTCGACAATCAATATTGGCCCGCCCATTATTTCATCGACGCCAAGGGGCGGGTGCGCGCCGCGCGCTTTGGCGAGGGCCATTATGCCGAATCCGAACGGATCATCCAGCGGCTGATCGCCGAAAATGGCGGCGCGGTGGGGACGATGGACGCGGTCGAGGTCGCCGCGACCGGCGTCGGCGAGGCCGAAAGCGCGCGCAAGGACCGCTCGCCCGAAACCTATGTCGGCTATGCCCGCGCGGCGAATTTCGTCTCGCCGGGCGGCTTCGTGCGCGATGCGCGGCACGATTATGTGCTGCCCGCGCTCACGCAGCGCAACGATTGGGCGCTTGGCGGCGCGTGGGTCGTCGGCGGTGAGCATGCGGTGTCGGCGGCGCCCGGCGCGCGCATCGCCTTTCGCTTTCGCGGCCGCGACCTGCACCTTGTCCTCGGCGCCGCCGACGCAAAGGCGCCGGTGCGCTTCCGGGTGACGATCGACGGCAAGGCGCCGGGCGCCGATCATGGCCTCGATGTCGATGCGGCGGGGAATGGCGTGGTGACCGGCCAGCGGCTCTACCAGCTCGTGCGCCAGCAGGGACCACGCGAGCGCAGCTTCCAGATCGAATTTCAGGATCCCGGTGTGCAGGCGTTCGCCTTCACCTTTGGCTGATATCCGGCGGCTGATGGAAAAGCATCCGGGGGGCGGGGCCTGATGGCCGCTCCGCCCCCCGTCTGCATCGGGGGCAAGTGGGGGTTGTCCCGGTGGGGGCAGGGGGCATCAGGGACCAGACCGATGCCCCCCACCGCTCCATATGAGCGGAACACTCGGGAACATCCTATACCATACAAGGGCCGTGCCAATTCGCCGCTGCCGCGGGTTTCGGGGCCGGACGCTGGTTAGCGAATCCTTACCGCGCCATGGGGGTGTCAAAAATCCCGACACCCGCGCGACGCCAGCGATTGGGGGCGCGCCTCGATGCTTTTTCGCCCCCGCGCCCTTTTCCTTTGGCGGGGGGAATGCCACATGGGATGGATGAGCGAAGACAAGCCCTGGCCCGACACGATCCGCGCCGGCGAGTGCGAGCAGCACGAGCCGCTGGTGCGCCGCGTGCTCGCGCCCAATCCGTCGCCCTATACCTTCACCGGCACCCAGACCTGGATCGTCGGCGCGGGGAGCGACGTCGCGGTGATCGATCCGGGGCCGACGGGATCGGGGATGAGCATCGGCGATCCGCCCGACGCCAACGGCACGGGGCACGTCGATGCGATCCTGCGCGCGACCCAAGGTCAGCGCGTCGCCGCGATCCTGTGCACCCACACCCACCGCGATCATAGCCCCGCCGCCGCGCCGCTCCAGGCGGCGACCGGCGCGCCGATCATCGGCTGCGCGCCGCTCGCGCTGACCGACGACGGGCCGCGCGCCGACTCCGCCTTCGATCCCGACTATGCCCCTGACCATGTGCTGGCCGACGGCGAGCGCGTCGCGGGCGACGGCTGGACGCTCGAAGCGGTCGCGACGCCGGGGCACACGTCGAACCATCTCTGTTTTGCGTTGGTCGAAAGCGGCGCACTGTTCACCGGCGACCATGTCATGGCCTGGTCGACCAGCGTCGTCAGCCCGCCCGACGGCGACATGGCGGCCTATATGGCGAGCCTGTCGAAGCTTTATGAGCGCAGCGACCGCGTCTATTATCCGGCGCACGGTCCCGCGGTGACCAAGCCGCGGCAGCTTGTGCGCGGCATGCTGGGGCACCGCAGGCAGCGCGAGCGGCAGATATTGCGCGAACTGGAAAAGGGCGCGGCTGTGATCCCGGTCATGGTCGGCCATATGTACAAGGGGCTTGATCCGCGCCTGACGGGTGCGGCCGGCCGTTCGGTGCTGGCGCATCTGCTCGACCTGAAGGCGCGGGGACTGGTCCGCGCCCACGAAGAGCAATGGGAGCTTGCATGATAGTCTCGCTGATTCTGGCCGCCGCCGCGGGAGCCGTCGTGCCTGCGCCCGGTCCCGTCGTCGCGCTGGTGGCGGAGGAAGGGACGAGCCAATGCCTGCCCGACCACAGCCTGTGCCTGGAGGTCCCTCCGGTCGAGGACGGCGATGCGGGCGAAGCCGTGCTGCGCGTCGCCTCGCCCGGCGCCGCGACCGCTTCGCTGGCGCTGCCCGCATTCGCCGAGGCAGAGACGGTGGCGCTTTGGCCGAGGCTGATCCGGGCGAAGGGCGGCGAGGGCGCGCCGCGCTACCTCGTCGGCATTCTCAGCGGGCAGACGAGCATGTATTCGGGCGGCGGCGGTTCGGCGTCGCAGCTCCACCTTCTCGAACTGAGTGCGGCGCCCGGCGCGGCGCGGCTGGGCGGCGAGGCGCTCGAACTGCCGTGGGACGGTTCGCTGATGATCCGCGCCTGCTTTTCCGAGCAGGACAGCAAGGATCGGCTGGAGGCGTGCCACGACGAATATGAATTCGGCGCCGATCTGACGGCCGCTACCGCGTCGGGCGATGCCGTCTTTCCCACGCTGACCTATCGCGCCGTCGCCACCGCCTTTCCGCGCACCTCGCGCCGGTCACAGGATAATAGCGCGACGAAGCTGAAGCGCGCCGATCTGGTGCACGCCGAAGACCCGGCCTGCACCTATGATCGCGTGCTGCGCTATGATGCGGCGACGGCGCGCTATGCCATGGACCGGGCGGCGCCCGATTGTTCGGATTATACGACACCATGACCGACAGGACCGACCCCTCTCCCGCCCCGCGCCTGTTGCCGCGCCTGATCCTGCTCGCCGCCGCGGCGCTGCTCGCGCTCGCCGCGTGGTGGACGGTGTCCGCCTGGCGCGACTGGCAGCGCGGCTATGATCCCCAGACGGTGGTCGCCGCGAGCTTGCAGGGGTTGCAGGAACAAAATGTCCTCGTCCCCTTTACCGCGCGCTATGTCGCGGTCGTGACCTCGACGCAGGCGCGCCTCGGGCTGGAGGCGAAAAAGACGCTGATCATGCCGGGAACCGTGCGTTACGAGCTCGATCTCGGCAGCCTGAAGCCGTCCGATCTCGACTGGGACTCGGGCGTCAACGCGCTGACCGTCACGCTGCCGCCGCTGCGCCTCGCCGGGCCGGAAATCGATATCGACGCGATCAGCGAATATCGCGACGGCGTCATCCTGCTGACGCTGACCGACGCCGAAAAAACGCTCGACGCCGCGAACCGCAAGGCGGCGCAGGCGGAACTGATCAAGCAGGCGAGGGGGACGACCCCGATGCGGCTGGCGCAGAATGCCGCGCGCGTGGCGATCGAACAGAGCTTTGCCATGCCGCTGAAGGCCGCGGGGATCGACGCCAAGGTGACGGCGCGTTTCGCGGGCGCGCCGCCGCGCTGAATGCCGCTTTCCGTGTTCGTGCCCATGCTGTAAGATAGCGCAGGGTGCGGCCGGAGGGGGCGTGGCATGGCAACGATTGCGCAGGAGCCGCTCGTCGCGGCCGAAAAGGATCGTTTTTATTTTTGTACCGCGGTGGCGATGGCATTTGTCGTCGTGGCCGGCTTCACGACGCAATTGGTGATGGGGCGATCCACCTTTGCCGTGCGGCCTCTGGTCCATGTCCATGCCTTCGTCTTCATGGGCTGGGTGGCCCTTTTCGTCACCCAAAGCTGGCTTGCATCGCGCGGGTCCGCTGCGCAGCACCGCCAACTCGGGCGGATCGCCGCTGCGTGGGTTCCGTTGATGATCCTCATGGGGTTCTGGCTCACGATCGACGTCGTCCAGCGCGGAACGGCTCCCTTCTTTTTCCAGCCGCAGCATTTCCTCGTCGCCAATCCGATCGGTGTGCTGTGCTTTGGGGGCGTGGTCGCGGCGGCGTTCCGTCTGCGTCGGCGGAGCGACTGGCGCATGCGCCTTCAGATTTGCGCCATGGCGGCGATCATGGGTCCGGCGTTCGGGCGGCTGCTGCCGATGCCCCTGCTTATTCCCTATGCGTTTCAGACGGCGGTTCTGTTCGGCCTGCTGTTTCCGCTGACGGGAGCGCTGCGCGACTGGCAGCGCGATGGGCATGTTCATCCGGCCTGGTGGTGGGGCATGCTGGGCGTCGTCGCGGTGATCCCGATCGCGCAACTTGTCGCCTTTTCCTCGTTTGGCGATGCTCTTTATGCCTCGGTGACCGCCGGTCATCCGGGTGCTGCGATCCCGGGCCTTGCCTTCGCATCGCCGCCGCCCATGTAGGGAGCGGCGAATTGCCCTGCCGCCGGTCGCGGTGTAGGGGGTTCGCCAAGGCCAAAGCCACATAAGGAAACGCCATGACTGCTCCCATCCGCGAGTCTCTCTCGGGCCTCGACCTGCGCGCCGAAATCGACCGCCTCCGCAAGGACCGCAACGCCGTCATCCTCGCGCATTATTACCAGAAGCCCGAGATTCAGGATCTCGCCGATTTCGTCGGCGATTCGCTCGAGCTGTCGCGCAAGGCGGCGGACACCGACGCCGACGTCATCGCCTTTTGCGGGGTCAAGTTCATGGCCGAGACCGCGAAGATATTGTCGCCCGAAAAGATCGTCGTGCTGCCCGACATGGATGCGGGGTGCAGCCTCGAGGACAGTTGTCCGCCCGAACAGTTCAAACGTTTCCGCGACGCGCACCCCGATCATATCGCGCTGACCTATATCAATTGCTCGGCGGCGGTGAAGGCGCTCAGCGACGTCATCGTCACCTCGTCGAGCGCCGAGACGATCATCAGCCAGATCCCGCCCGAGCAGAAGATCATCTTTGGCCCCGACCGCCACCTCGGCGGCTATCTCAACCGCAAGTTCGGGCGCGACATGCTGCTGTGGCCGGGCGTGTGCATCGTCCACGAGGCGTTCAGCGAAACCGAGCTGCTGAAGCTCAAGGCGCAGCATCCGGACGCGCCGGTCGCGGCGCATCCCGAATGCCCGCCCTATATCATCGACCATGCCGACTATGTCGGGTCGACCAGCGGCATCCTGCAGTTCGCCAAGACCTTTGCCGGCGACACGCTGATCGTCGCGACCGAGCCGCACATCATCCACCAGATGGAAAAGGCGCTGCCCGAAAAGAGCTTCATCGGTGCGCCGGGGGCCGACGGCAACTGCAACTGCAACATCTGCCCCTATATGGCGCTCAACACGATGGAAAAGCTCTACCTCGCGCTGCGCGACCTGCAGCCGCGGATCGAGATGGACGAGACGCTGCGCCTGGGCGCGAAGAAAAGCCTCGACCGGATGCTCGAGATGGCGTCGGGGACGGTGGGGAAGGGCGATTTGGGGCGGGCTTGAGTCGGCGTCCGACGACTCAGCCGCCTGTCGATACATCCGAGTCGCGACGGCGATTCGTTTGGTGCGATGCAGCAATCGAATCCGAAAATGCTGCGCGTCTGTTACAAAAATGCTGCGCGGAATCCGCTTGTTGCTAATGCCGGACTTATCCACAAGCGTGGAGGATGTGGGCGGGTTTTACGCGCTTTTTCTGTTGGCGGCCGGGCCGGTTCGTGACAGCTTCCAATCATCGGACGACAGAGACGTCGGATCACCGGAACCCAAAGGGTGGTTGCAAGACCAGCCGGACGGAAACGGACCGAACCGACGAGGACATCGACCGATACCCGATCACGGAACGCCGCGATTCCCACGAGTTGAGGTGGACCCGATCGGACAGGAAACGCAGTCCATCGCTTCGGAAGAGCGACTGCTTCGGCAGAGACTCGGACAAGATGATGAAGGGCTTTCCAGGTGAGGCCGGCCCCCGCAAGGGGGCCGACCGAACCATCGCCGGATCGTTCCGGCGCCAGCGGCAACGCCTGGTTGCGGTCCCTTGGCCGAAAGGTCGATGGAGCGAAACGGCGCGGAGCGCAGCGCAGGGGGAAACCGGATAGTGGGGGTTGGCAGCGATGCCGACCCCCATTTCGCATGCGCCCGGCGCGCAGCAGTGTTCCTGCGATCTTTTTCGCGGTCGCCCGCAAAAATCTTCCCTCAAAAACCGCCTCCTGTGATGTCGGTCACACCGCGGTCGGCGAAGCCTGCCTATCGCCGTCGTTGCGACCCGGAACAGTTCCCCGACCGGAACTGATCCTCCTGTCCCGGCCGCGCCCTTCGGGGCTGCGGCCGGGAACCTTTCGCAGCCTTCTCGCATTATTCCTTCATCGGGCGAGCGACGCCGGGGTCCGGCCTCGCTTGCGCATTTCGGTTGCTGCCGGGTGCGTCGTCCGGTTGCTTCGGGTCCGGTCGGTTCGGGCCCGCTTGGTTCGGGAAGGAAGGATCATGCGAGGATTCGTCATCGCCCCGGTCGTCGTCGGCGGCCCTGGATGAACCCGCCGACCCCCGCCGCGCGATCGCCGCCATTTCGCTAGGCGATTGCAGATATTTAGGTTAGCATCGACCCGCCTGTCCCATCAGGCGCCATAATGATCATAGGGGGTCATAACATGATTGATTTCATTATCGCACTCGTCATGGGCGGCATCATCGGCTGGCTCGCCAGCATCGTGATGCGCACCGATGCCCAGCAGGGCATCTTCCTCAACATCATCGTCGGTTGTATCGGCTCGATCCTCGGTCGGCTGCTGCTCGGCGGTGTCTTCGGCGGCGGCCATTTGCGCGGCGACGCCTTCGATTGGCGAACGCTGGTGACGGCCTTCATCGGCGCGATCATCCTGCTCGCCATCGTCAACCTGATCCGGCGCGGCAGCGTGCGCTGACGGAAAAGCCGGCGCTCCGGTCCGATCCGGGCCGGGTCCGGGTGAAATGGGGGCGGTCGACCTGGGTCGGCCGCCCCCATTTTCATGAACGCAAACACTGGAAATCATGGGCCGGCTTCTCTATGGCGCGGCTCCCTGGGGGATGGGGAAGCGGCAATCCATCGCCTCTTGCGCGCGGTGATTTAATAGGGTAACACACCTTCAGAGGATATCCTGCCCCGCGGGCCGGGCGCTTTGCCGACGGCGACGCGCGAACGGTGGCCGCGGACGGCGGAGGGGACGTGGCGTGAACTACGAACGGAAAGTGGATTCGATGGACAGCCTGGCGGGGACGCAAAGCTTTTACGAAGAGACGGACAATCGCCGCAAGCGGACGCGGCTGATCGTCGCCGTCGTGCTGATCGTCCTGGCGCTCGCGGCGGCCTGGTTCGCCTTTTCGAGCGTCAAGGGCGACGGCGCGGCGCCGGCGGGCGGCCCCGGAGCGCAGGCGGTTCCCCATGTGACCGTCATGATTCCGGGCCGCGTGCCGGTCGTTGCCGCGATCGCGGTGAACGGCACGATCGCGGCGCGGCGCGAGATGCCGGTCGGCATCGCGGGCGAGGGCGGGCAGGTGGTTCGCGTGCTCGTCGAGCCCGGCCAGTGGGTCGGCGCCGGGCAGACGCTCGCCGTCCTCGACCGGTCGGTGCAGACGCAGCAGGCGGCCAGCCTGTCGGCGTCGATCAAGGTGGCGCAGGCCGACGCCAATCTGGCCCAGTCTGAACTCGATCGCGCGCAGGCGCTGGTCGGCCGCGGTTTCATCTCGAAGGCCGATCTCGACCGCAAGCGCGCAACCCGCGATTCAGCGAACGCGCGCGTCCGCGTCGCGCAGGCGCAATATCAGGAAGCCGTCGCGCGCAACGGCCGGCTCAACATCGTCGCGCCCGCGGCGGGACTGGTGCTGACGCGCCAGGTCGAGCCCGGTCAGGTCGTCGGCGCGGGCGCCGGCGTCCTGTTCCGCATGGCGAAGGGCGGCGAGATGGAAATGCTCGCGCAGCTTGCCGAAGCCGACCTCCAGCGCGTCAAGATCGGCACCCGCGCGACGGTTACCCCGGTTGGCAGCGACCTGAAGATCGCGGGCCAGGTGTGGCAGGTGTCCCCGATCGTCAACATGGACACGCGGCAGGGCACGGTGCGCATCGCGATTCCCTATAGCAGCGCGCTGCGCCCCGGCGGCTTTGCCGACGCGCGGCTCGTGGCGGGCTCGGGCGAGGCGCCGCTGCTTCCCGAAAGCGCGGTGCAAAGCGGCCCCGAGGGCAATTTCGTGCTGATCGTCGGCAAGGACGACAAGGTCGAACGGCGCGCCGTGAAGGTCGGCACGGTCACCGACGGCGGCGTGTCGATCGCATCGGGCCTGGCCGGTACCGAAAAGGTCATCGTGCTCGCGGGCGCTTTCCTCAATCCCGGCGACAAGGTGAAGCCGGTGTTGCAGAAATCCGCGCAGTAAGCAGCACCAACCGCAAGTGCAGGAACCGCTAGTGCCAAGGGCGTTCGAACCATGAGCTTTCGCAATATTTCCGCCTGGTGCATCCGCAATCCGGTGCCGCCGGTCGTGCTGTTCATCCTGTTGCTGCTGGCCGGCGTCGTCAGTTTCAACCGGATGGACGTGAACGATCAGCCGGACATCGAATTCCCGGCGGTGCAGGTCATCGTGGTGCAGCCCGGCGCGGCGCCGTCCGAGCTGGAGACGCAGGTAACCCAGCGCATCGAGGCCGCGGTGCGCAGCGTCAGCGGGGTCGACGAGCTGTCCTCCTATGTCAGCGAGGGCAACAGCCGGACGATGGTGCAGTTCGCGATCGGCACCCCGATCGACCGCGCCTATAATGACGTCAACCAGGCGGTTCAGCAGATCCGCAGCGACCTGCCCGACGGCATCCTCGAACCGCAGGTGGTGCGCGTCGACATCGCGGGCGGCCCGATCACCTACTTCTCGGTCGAGGCGTCCGACATGACGCTCGAACAGCTGAGCTGGTTCGTCGACAATACGGTCGCCAAGGAATTGCTGTCGATCCACGGCATGGCGAAGGTCAGCCGGTCGGGCGGCGTCGACCGCGAAATTCGCGTCATCCTCGATCCCGCGCGGATGCAGAGCTATGGCCTGACCGCCAGCCAGGTGAACCAGGAACTGCGTCAGACGAACGTCAACGCCGCCGGCGGCCGCACCGAGATCGCGGGATCCGAACAGGCGGTCCGCGTCCTCGGCAACGCCGCCAGCGCCTTTGCGCTTGGCGAGACGCGCATCGCGATCGGCAATGGGCGGACGATCCGGCTGGGCGACGTCGCGAAGGTGACCGACGGCTATGCCGAACAGCGCAACCTTGCGAAAATTCGCGGCAAGCAGGTGCTGTCCTTCTCGATCGAAAA
This window contains:
- a CDS encoding CHAT domain-containing protein; this translates as MTVRRPFFVPILAALAAGLSPPAVAQPDDPTLRDSFSIGDQGGALCEVQATLRDPVIKGMFDRAWVIVCRDASQPVGTVRMLRANADEARARIEAARAGTIDCAADGACTVKDSHVAWQTRIEADGNTAYAVEGFAAYGDALTLALESIRQRKVAPGQIKVATTSVGGGDGFARTLAGTIDVDKALAEGYRRNHAGDYAEAAEFFEALSLRTEDEQAAAGIDPTEFTLNRALQRSNLGEFAEADRLFGEVEAIPTSDPVQLRLRRNFRAIHALNQRDYGGAEALLETPIPPLVNEVKVDGDAVTLTPEIVAGVNSGANARAVRQGGDRERLTPAERAQIIDAQAVHLLGTVERLRGDAKAAKAAQLKGLADALAVRDGRVTSIVRLRSQMLGELALSEEALGDNSAADARFQESIGALAVEYPETNALASARARYAAFLTRHGEDDKALAIYHDVVGALASSQRSTTGMANMMAPYYRLLASRAATDPKATEDFFVASQLQVRPGVADTQALLARELSAGSDDGARLFRQATTLNRDVERARIEDARLAQLPETAEVDAMRADLKIQLDNLSFQQAETVTKLGAYPQYSVVASGKLDLAELQRVLRPDEAYLKMLVVGDSVYAMLIGQGDAILWRSDISAEGLETAVDTIRSTISIVENGKRVTYPFDAATARKLYTQLFAPVADRLPGVQHLIFEPDGAMLRLPVNLLITSDAGLAAYEQRLSDPTADAFDMRGIAWLGRSTRPSTAVSALSFRNARQAAPSDAKREYFGLGENLPVRGGVLPSLGTRGAAGGGVDGSCQWDVSQWSRPISAAELVTASDTMDRGAATLLTGAAFTDTAVKNRGDLSDYRIIHFATHGLVTAPHPSCPARPALVTSFGGQGSDGLLTFQEIFDLKINADLVILSACDTAGAATVAATREAGVASGGGNALDGLVRSFIGAGGRSVIASHWPAPDDFDATKRLIGGLFAARQGESIADALWASETQLMDDKRTSHPYYWAGFAIIGDGGQPLLHGATTTAQKEGAAGHSAL
- a CDS encoding DUF1476 domain-containing protein translates to MSAFDDRKRAEEAKYVRDQDVLFRITARRNRLVGEWAAERMGLTPEETDAYAKAVVQADFEEAGDEDVIRKLAGDLTAAQVEISDAEIRAALNEKSAEARRQFIDSEN
- a CDS encoding BolA/IbaG family iron-sulfur metabolism protein, with protein sequence MGMREDELKTMIEAALPGAVVTITDLAGDNDHYSAHIVSESFRGLTRVAQHKAVYAALGGRMGGELHALQLTTVVPS
- the grxD gene encoding Grx4 family monothiol glutaredoxin; its protein translation is MSETATPQATGDRIAKLVADHPVLLFMKGTPLFPQCGFSSRAIAMLDRLGVEYDTVDVLQDMDVRQGIKEFSDWPTIPQLYVKGEFVGGSDIMMEMWEAGELHQLMDGVPTRAE
- a CDS encoding cytochrome c biogenesis protein DipZ; translation: MILFLLAYLGGALTIVSPCILPVLPFVFARADQPFARSGLPLLLGMAITFAGVATLAVVGGGWVVQANAYGRVAALVVLGLFGLLLLFPSLADRATRPLVALGARLSQNTAGPARSTFLSSLLLGVATGLLWAPCAGPVLGLLLTGAALQGASAQTSLLLLAYALGAATSLALALLVGGRVFAAMKRSIRAGEWLRRGLGAAVLAGVIAIGFGLDTGLLTRLSLASTARFEQSLLDRLHPEGAMPKAMPGADALADKGPFPSLAGATGWMNSPPLTAEGLRGKVVLIDFWTYSCINCLRTLPYVKAWDAKYRDKGLVVIGVHTPEFAFERDPANVRKAIADLGIPYPVALDNRYAIWRGFDNQYWPAHYFIDAKGRVRAARFGEGHYAESERIIQRLIAENGGAVGTMDAVEVAATGVGEAESARKDRSPETYVGYARAANFVSPGGFVRDARHDYVLPALTQRNDWALGGAWVVGGEHAVSAAPGARIAFRFRGRDLHLVLGAADAKAPVRFRVTIDGKAPGADHGLDVDAAGNGVVTGQRLYQLVRQQGPRERSFQIEFQDPGVQAFAFTFG